The Plasmodium coatneyi strain Hackeri chromosome 5, complete sequence DNA window TTTTGTTCGTCTGAATGATCTCGTTTAGCGTCTTCTGGAACTGGTCCACTTGttggttttctttttcaatatGTTCGTCTAGAGTCTCTATCTCCTGCTTCAGCTTGGAAAtgtcttcttctatttttattttgtagaGAATGTGTTTGTTGTCTTGAGGGTTGGGTTGGTCTGGTTGGCTACTACCCTCGTCCTGCTGGTGCTGCTCCTCCTCCCCGTTGCGGACGTTTATAGCGTCCAACTTCAGCTCCAAATTGTTGCACCTACTCTTTTTATCGTGTACTTGCAGATTTAGCTTATGCAATTCgtcgttcatattttttatgatcACTTTGAGCGAGTCCACATGTGCATTCAAGTCTTGTTCGTTTAGCTTTTCactttggacattttttttcttctcctttttcaaaaCATTTAAGCTATCTAAattgttggaaaaaatttccttcattttgtccaACTCGATTTTTAGGTTCATTTCGATGAGCAtgacattttctttttctttattttgcGCAAGCACGGTGCTTTCTAGGGATTTAATTTCTAGCTCCAGTTTTTCTGTGTCGTGCAAAATGtttcccttctcttccttcatgCACATCTGCTgactttttatatttttcagctCCACATTGATCCGCTTCATTtcgttgttaagggtggtgtatatttcttcatACCTGGTGAACTCCTTCTCCAGagtgtctatttttttttgacattttttttttttttcaaaggtgCTAATCCCGGAGGCTACATTAAGTTTCTTCGTTAGCACCTGTGTTTGGAAGTCAAACTTGTAGAGGATCTCCTTCTGCCTTTCCAATtcttgttccattttttttatgttacttttcatttgcttaatttttatttgtgtgcCAACCATATCTGCTTCCAGTACTGTGTATTCGTTTTTGCTTCTCTGTAAATGTTCCTgcaatttaaatttttcttcatccaacatttttatttttgcattcaGCTTTGTTAGCTTCCCATTCTGTTCGATTAGTATCTGCTCGCTTGACTTGATGAGTTGGTTCTTCTCTACATTGTTTAGTTCCTCTTTTGTGTACTCCCTTTTGGATTCTTCAAATGACCGGACTAGCTTATGGAGTGTCTTTCCCAAATCGGTTAAACTAACTTGgaggttatttttttcttctagtTTTTCCCTGGCTGTGATTTTTTCGCACTCCAAATCTTTGAGCAAAATATCCCTTTCATCATGTGCCTTCTTCAGTTCTTCTTGAACTTTgctttgttctttctttattctgTTTAAGTtggtttcttccctttttagtTGGTCACTTAGTAGGtggttttttcccttctgcaTTTCGATGTGTTCATTTATCGCCCTACATTTATGCGTcagtttttctcttttttttgtatatttagTGAACTCCTcttcaaatttgaaaatcGTCTGGTCCCTATTATTTATAGTGTCCACAATACATTTCCACTTTGttcgaagtttttttttttcctcctccattttttcattttcctttatactTTCTTGCAACTCCATATGTAGCTGCATATTTTTCGTCTTCATCTtgttgacttttttttcttgttctactttttccaaatttagCTTCTCCAATTTGTACGTcatattttcaatttctttgtCTTGACTGAGGGCGAACTTCTCCACTTcgaattcttccttttgcagCTTATCTATTTGGGCGGTCCATTCGTTTAgttctttttccttgtcgattagtttttccttcatttcttctattcTGTTTTCACACTGCATAAGGTCGTTCTGCGTTTTTATAATCTTTTCATTGTTTCTCTCTCTCTCACATTTTAGCTGTTCATTCTGCTTTATCAGAAACTGATTTTTCGCTTGGATATTTACACACactccattttcttcttcttcgatttttttcttttcctccactattttcttcttcctcgttacttccttctttttgttgtttatgtgtttttccaattttagGAAtctattttttaacttccaTACTGTCTTGTTAATTTGTTCTAgcatcttttccttctcttgtaTCTCCTCCGACAGGGCAGTAATCTCCTCATTATAGAAATGCTTATATAGGTGTTTTCCTTCTGAGGTAAACTGTTCCACTTGTTCGGACATGTCTGTGTCACTTTCCATCCCGCTTAACATTTCGTCTGTCGATATGTCactcatttcttcttcctcttccccccgCAATGTTTCTTCGTAGTATTTGTAGTATTCTGGGTTTTCCCCTAGGATCTGCTGATCCACCTCCGAAATGGATTCCCCATTGGGAGGGGTTATTATCCTTCCGGCGGGGCCATCCCCTTCCACACTGATCTTGTTGGTTGCCCTTTTGGGGATATCCCCAATCGGGGATATTTCCCCCGTGGCGGCGTATCCATTGTTATCCTCCTTTGCTAGATCGCCCACTGGATTACGCTCCTTCACAACATcgctgcttccttttttccctttcttctttttcatcattGGGGATATTTCGCAAAAGACAGCATACGAGAAAAGGATCTCCCCTTAGCATTCCCGCACAACAAGGTGACACAAAAACGTTGCTTCGAAATGGAACTGacctttcgctttttttcaACGCTTTTGTCTTCCTGCGTTGAATGCAATGTGCAGCATGCGCAAaagcagatttttttttttttttttttttcgcgaaaAAGGTGCTACATATACGTTCAGCGTAGCAGCATACCCACGTGCAAagtttccccccccttgagggataattttttcccccccacaaTGGTATGTCCTTTTCCCCAGGGGGAGGAGCCTTCCACGCTGCGCCCTTCAGAGGTCTCCTTTATGAGAGGCGACCGTACAATCATGCACACATGTCTACCCACATTTAAACACTTCTACACTGGTGAACGCCGAATATGTTTCTTCCCTTggatgatttttttcctccgtgTCACTCCCCCCAAACGCACACACTGTACCTCCCCACCGTTTGGGTCGCACCCTGCTGGTGGAAAGACGCCACCCCCTCTGCAGGGAAACCACCTCAACCCACTTGTGAAGAATGAGATGTGAGCCATTTCACCAATTTCATAAACGGGAAAATTAAGAAGACAACGAAGTCGATGAGGCATTGCGAAGCATGGCACAACAAGACCCAGAATAACCATGACCATTTCGAAAGTCCACGGGGTGGACTCCCCTAACGTTCTTAACGAACGAACAAGAAAATCAACTTTGTAGCTGCCTCCCCCCAAAGCAACAGAGGGGGTCAGGATGTGAGGCGGGGAAGCAGCAGGAAGATACGCACCTTCccaatttgcacattttttttttttttttctgattaaTGAATGGGGGAGTTTTTACAAATTggtttttcctccccttcccttttttgttaccCAACGGGGAAATATATTCCCCCTTTGTTATCtccatttggggaaaaaaaaaaaggaacaactaAAATGATGTTTGCAAAAAGGTCCAATTTGTCCACACTTATTCATAACAACTTGTGCATTTTAAATTTACCTAtggcgggaaaaaaaaaaaaaaaaaaatgctctgCTGGAAAGATCACACATTCGGCGTTTGCACTTCTTgtcatgtgtgcatttttgtttACACTGATCAGTTCGACGGGAAAACCTTTGAtacttaaaaattttccattttcacgAATTGTCCCTTCGTATTTCATCCGTCTAACGCTTCGCCGCTTAACAACTGGTCCCTTCCGTGACACACACACCTCCTCCCATCGATTGCACAGTCAGggatatttttattccactCTGTTATACGCTACGTTAGTGTTCTTTCCCCGTTGCTGTTTCTTCCACTGCTTTGGTATTTCCCCACTgagtaaatttaaaaagcgCCACACGGGTGAgcgtacacatgtgcatatacacacataaaatTACGCatcgtatatatatatatttttatctcCGTTGCTGCTTCTTTATTGTCCAACGGGCCACCTCAATGCTGCATCGGTGAAGCGTTATCCTTCTAGCTCGACGCAACACCTGAACCACAACCTATCCTTCCATTCGAATCTTAAACACTCATTAGTCACCAATTTGGAGGACACCTTTTTTGTTACGTCATTACAGTCACTCCACGCAGTCGCTTCCATTTTACCCTTATGATGAATGGTtgtatttattccttccgaTAAAAAGGCATTGTTGCTCGGACTAGTTGGGAAAACGTCAGTTCAGTTGCCCCCACGATAGGACACTGTTCCATTTACCTGTTCATTCATCTGTTAATTATGCACACCATGGAGAAGCACTCGAGCTACGAAACCTGCAGCACCTTAACGAGTACGCCTCTctctatatgtgtgtgcgtcTGTTAACTGCCCCATCGGATGACCGCTCCCCAAGCTGCATTATTGCAAAGttttaaaattgtgaagTTGCAAGGTTGTCATATGTTTCATCCCACCCCCCCCTTCAGTTGAGTCCGCCGGCTCCGTCAACGAGAACAGTTACCTGATCGAAAAAATAGTAAACGATGAAGAGGACCCAGAGGACGACTCCATATACAACAAAGTCTCCTCAAGTCTTATAGGTTTGTCAGGCACTGCTGTCCCATCCGTTCAGTGCGTCCAACTTGCACGTTCCgcttttttgaaaaggcCACTTTCCGCCACATTAACGTTCGCCTGACACACAACTGGAACGTTGCTCCCCTTCCACCCAGCGATGCTGCAGGGAGTCGAGGTGCTCTGCAACCTCTCCATTTTGTATCTCTTCAAGGACAACTATAAGGTCCACCCCGGTAGGTGCATGCACATTCGAATGCGTGAACACAACTTCCTACACACCATTTtgtattatacacatatgtgcgaACCAGCCAGTGGTTCACAAATAATGACGATGTGCAGATTTGTGTGTACCTTTTGGAGAGATCCCCCATGAGCACATTACCACTTCACGTGATTTTCCACTTCATTCCCACTTAGCAACGCTCAGCGTGATCCTGAGCCTTATAAAGCTCCCCTGGTCGATCAAGCTCCTCTGGGCAATCATCTCGGATagtttccccatttggggttTCCGAAGAAAGTACTACTTGCTCCTTGGGTCGATACTATGCATCCTTTCATTGCTCGCGTTGGGGCTGATAAACCACACGAACATTACCCTCACAGTGGGTCTGCTAATGGTATACTTCTTTGGGAGTTCCCTATGTAACGTCATAGGAGAAGCACAAGTGGTGACCTCTAGCCGAAAGGGAACAATGAAATGTTCAGCACAAAATGTATCCATCTTCTTTGGGTTCAGAAAATTAAGCTTTGCAATCATGTCCTACCTATCTGGGTACCTCCTATCAGTGATGACCAAGCAGCATATATTCCTCATTGGGGCTCTTCTACCTGTCCTGGTATTagcatcttcctttttcaccaaagagaaaaaaagttacaaaaaatgttctaTGAAGGATCAAGTAAAGTGTATCTATGATATGGTGAAAATACCacacgtaaaaaattttatcatttttattttcctccttatgtCTATGCCATCCTGTGGAagcactttatttttttatatgacaAATGAACTGAATTTTAGTCCTGATTTATTGGGGAAAATGGCAATGTTCCAATCTTTGGCTAGCTTACTAGCCATTTTATCTTATATGTTTCTATTCAGTACAATCGACGTGACGAAATTGATTCTTTACtctaccattattattactcCCCTCTGTTTGCTACCGTTAATTGTTGTAAAGAAGCTGAACCTATTCCTCTACCTTCCCAACAGTCTATTCATCATTACAGACACCGTCCTGATAGAATTTATTGCCGAATTTCAGACGATGCCTATTTTAGTTAAATGCTCACGTATTATTCCTGAAGGATTCGAGTCTACCATTTATTCTCTCTTTTTATCTGCCAGCAATTTAGCCGTCATTACGagctccttcctttcatctTTCCTAACTTATGCGCTTAATATtacttcaaaaaattttaaaaatttgcccCTCATGATAATCATTTGCTGCCTCACCAATGTCATCCCCATTCTCTTTTTATACCTTTTCCCCGTTTTCGACGAACTACCGAAGGATGTAGAGAAGACCCCCTGTTCGCCTCATCCCTACGGAACCTACGAAACGACACACTGCGTGTCTCCAGACAACTCCGACGCGGATGAGGAGACCTGCCTTTCTCCCGATCTCCCAGTGGGGAGCATCCTCGAGCAGTTCTGACGCGCCGTGAGGAAGTTACCATGAAGACGTGGCGCTTTGGATGAGGTACTACCCATCGTGCCCTTGCCAAGCAAACCCCACCCGAATGAGCGGAAGACCCCCTCCCAACATTTTTCCCGGAAAAAGAAGCATACTCATTAACCGAAAGTGCAGCTAAAATCagttctatatttttttgtgatcaCGTGTTGATGGTCTTCCCTTGCATACAACTACTTTTTTAGTGAAACTTTGAGGACACACTTCGTTGCAAGATGTGTGTGCTAATGTGGTTGGACGTACTATGTGCGGGGCGCCTCCGCACTAGCAACCTATCCAACGTGAACACCCGTTTCTTTTTGTGAGTAGTCCAAAGGGGAGATAGGAGCCTCCCATTTGGTTACCCCTTTGATTCGAAACCCGTGGGTGTTACATTCTCCCCATGGTTCGAAAAGtctgttgtttttattttatttttttagataaaaaatttgggtTTCTATTCATTGcacgttcattttttttttttttttttgtgagggTACTCGTACCACTATCACCCCCTTATGATGAACCAGAGACACATtattttgtttccatttCGGTAATCAGACAACCGAACACGTGGGGTAGCCTGTTTCCTGGAGAGTCACTCAAATGGATGGACGCCCCTAGGTCAGTTTGTTCACATGATGTGCAATTTGACTACGGCTAAATGGTACCGGAATTTTCGCCCCCAAAGGAGAagtcattttttcttaaaaattttgcaccccTTTACTGGGCACATTTCACCCCCTTTATTTCtcatttatttcccccctttctttgAAAACGCAATTAATTTCGTTTGCCCCTAAATAGGGAAAATACAAAACTGTTGTGTCTTTAAGTAGGGTTGGAAAGTTACACACACGCAGGGTCACTTCTatgactttttttaaatccccACGATGAgattaaaaggaataagtgagaaaaaagaagaagagcttgccattcttctcatttttaaaaatagctAAACCTTATCTAATTTGCGTGCATGTTTCTAACACCCTGCCTTCTGGGTCAAATTGAAACACTTTTGCATTCCTCACGCGTTGTGTACAGCATTGTGAAGGCCCCCTTCTGGAGAAAAACACAAACAGGCaacatggagaaaaaaaaaagatcgtTATCCTCCAAACTGCGGATTGCTAAATGTCACAAAGGTTAAAATTGACCAAGACTGATCGAACAGAAAGTTCACCCTTGGTAAAGCGTcatatttgtgtatgttcACATAGTAGTTCGGCTCTCTCTCTCTatctatgtttttttttttaacgcgcTTTTTCCGGTGTCCCATCCAAGTTTTAAAAGTTACCTGAAAAGGTTCATAATTCCGTTCGCCACTTTCACAAGAATGAAAACTCGCAAAACTAATCGGTCAAAAGAATCCACAAGCGCTTCTTCTCCGTTCCAAGTGCGAAAAAAGTACATGCACAGGTCGGCAAAAATTATTACCaattagtgaaaaaaaaaaaaaaaaaaaagataaaatcTTATCTAAATATGAAATACAAGCGAAATAGAAACATTTTCACAAAAGAGGAGTTCATCCGAAATTGATTCTTGTCCTCCCCTTTTCGTGAAAACCAAATAACAGCTTTTACAATGGAGCATTGTGAACAATCGAATGAGGAAGGCGACGCGCCTGAGGAGCATGAAGGTATGTACCAGTCGTGGTTACACGTTAACACTTTTTCCCTCTACAACGTATAGCCTGTTCGTGGGGTCAACAGTTTTACCTTTAAAACGGAAGATTCTACGTAGCATACGTTTTACACACCATCCTTCAAACCATCCTTTTTGCCCCTACGGCAAAACAGCATTTTATGCGTCCAATTATTTCCCACCATCATGCAGTTGTGCGCGCGTTTAAAAAGCACTACTTTGAGGACAAGGACCAGATGCACATAGCAGCAATGAAGGCCATAGCCCAGTAAGACCAAAAAATGAccgagaaggaaaaaaaacgaaaaatgaaaaataaaaaaaagacgatTAGTTAGCTTCCAACATCCCCATTAACACGGCGCTGAGAGAACTAAGTTGCAAGCGCTTAACTGTTAACACAATAAGTGGAAACAGGAATGAGGGGCGAATTACACACAGACAGTACGGCGAGAGTCATAATCCCAAAATGAGAAGCTGAtcgcatataaaaaaatggaaatgcaaaaaaaatgcaatataTAGCCCATGTGGTAGATAGCACATTTTGCTTCTGCTCGAGTAGCGCGTGTATGTTTATAGTTTGAACGCGTACCTGTATACATGCGTACCTATATGAAGGCCCATTTGTtacccttcccttccacgcACACACATCGCAGAGTACTACAGAGCAACATGACAAAGACCAACTTCGAACTGTTCGTTAACTTAAATGAGGCTAATGGAAAACTAAAAAGTTTCGTAAAAAACGAGAAAACGCAAAAGGACATTTTATCCATGCCCCACTCGAAGAGGATGACCATATACCCCATTCTGTCCTCCAGCGATATCTACCTTCACTTTGCGGTGAAAAAGTACACCCACAATGAAAATGTAAGAACATTGTTGGTGCGTAGGGGTATACGCGTATGTGTCTGCTGTGGTGTGTACCTATATGTATGCCCATCTTGCATGCCCGTCAGTGCTTACCTTACCTACCCTTTTCcccccaattttttccccgaaAGAACTTCCCCAACCTGAAGAACCTAATCTCCAGCAGCGCCCAGGACTTCGCAGAAAACGTTAAACACAGTTTAACGGCCATAGGGAATAGCAGCAATATCATGTTCATAAATAAGAAGACGACCATCCTAACGCACAGCAACTCCGAATGCGTAAAAAGCTTGCTACTGAATGTTGTAAAGAATCAAAGGAAGCACGTAAGTGTGTACTTTACCTGCACAGAACATATCCG harbors:
- a CDS encoding Translation initiation factor eIF-2B alpha subunit; the encoded protein is MEHCEQSNEEGDAPEEHEVVRAFKKHYFEDKDQMHIAAMKAIAQVLQSNMTKTNFELFVNLNEANGKLKSFVKNEKTQKDILSMPHSKRMTIYPILSSSDIYLHFAVKKYTHNENNFPNLKNLISSSAQDFAENVKHSLTAIGNSSNIMFINKKTTILTHSNSECVKSLLLNVVKNQRKHVSVYFTCTEHIRKDYLKKDKKFDDKFVEDLQRENIQVTKIDLDNVKDVLSTIDFVVIGTELVIDNGGIINKKGIKQLAELCSSNRKEFYVTCEAYKFLKIEKIKNFAQEFYSYCTENTANGGKNLYEFLPHHFITLFYTDIGIFPPSAISYELNKLYINDVN